One genomic window of Pseudomonas sp. LFM046 includes the following:
- a CDS encoding translation initiation factor Sui1, translating into MVKKASSFAALSGLVYSTDSGRHCPECRQPIDACICKQAAVPAGDGIARVRRETKGRGGKTVTTVSGVPLAEDALKELASALKRRCGTGGALKDGVIEIQGDHVDLLLEELAKRGFKAKKSGG; encoded by the coding sequence GTGGTCAAGAAAGCTTCGTCCTTTGCCGCCCTCAGCGGCCTGGTGTACTCCACCGACAGCGGCCGGCACTGCCCGGAATGCCGCCAGCCCATCGATGCCTGCATCTGCAAGCAAGCCGCCGTGCCTGCTGGCGATGGCATTGCCCGTGTGCGCCGTGAAACCAAGGGCCGTGGCGGCAAGACCGTCACCACCGTCAGCGGCGTGCCGCTGGCCGAAGACGCCCTGAAGGAACTGGCCAGCGCACTCAAGCGTCGTTGTGGAACCGGTGGAGCCTTGAAGGACGGCGTGATCGAGATCCAGGGCGACCACGTGGACCTGTTGCTTGAAGAACTCGCCAAGCGCGGCTTCAAGGCGAAGAAATCCGGCGGCTGA
- a CDS encoding PleD family two-component system response regulator — protein sequence MTEHDDPSRDRLKNHFAQRVIYQARHVLEIWQRLQRSEWSAACMAELGEASLNLQRYAERFEQTEHSRLAVAIGNCLRGVEENRGRLSSDLITEISLLMQRLSRTGLRHGDQFEQTFLPPLRKPVYLALQSEDRAGRLIQQLEFFGLNAQRYVSANAFRSAMAERHPSAIVLEVDFSGPGKGLELAREAQAGLEQKLPIIFFSHEETDAPTRLAAVRAGGQEFFTGALDASSLLEKLEILTRTAHYDPFKVLIVDDSRAQATHTEMVLNSAGIVTRAITEPVQTLQALAEFQPDLIILDMYMPECLGTELAKVIRQHERYVSVPIIYLSAEDDLNKQLDAMSEGGDDFLTKPIKPRHLIATVRTRANRARSLKARMVRDSLTGLFNHTHTLQLLEDASSRARRDGKPLCFAMLDIDHFKKVNDTYGHPMGDRVIKSLALFLKQRLRKTDHIGRYGGEEFAVVLPDTDLEAAHRVLEEIRRRFAEIRYPAQPHDLTCTFSCGIAQLTNGVDINQLSKQADEALYVAKRSGRNRVELHLD from the coding sequence ATGACCGAGCACGACGACCCTAGCCGCGACCGACTCAAGAACCACTTTGCCCAACGGGTGATCTACCAGGCGCGGCACGTGCTGGAAATATGGCAGCGCCTGCAACGCAGCGAGTGGAGCGCGGCCTGCATGGCCGAGCTGGGGGAGGCCAGCCTCAACCTGCAACGCTATGCCGAACGCTTCGAGCAGACCGAACACAGCCGCCTGGCGGTGGCCATCGGCAACTGCCTGCGGGGCGTGGAGGAGAATCGCGGGCGGCTGTCCAGCGACCTGATCACCGAAATCAGCCTGCTGATGCAGCGTCTCTCCCGCACCGGGCTGCGACACGGCGACCAGTTCGAGCAGACCTTCCTGCCGCCCCTGCGCAAACCGGTATACCTGGCACTGCAAAGCGAGGACCGCGCCGGGCGCCTGATCCAGCAACTGGAGTTCTTCGGACTCAACGCCCAGCGCTACGTCAGTGCCAATGCGTTCCGTTCGGCCATGGCCGAGCGGCATCCGTCGGCCATCGTGCTGGAAGTGGACTTCTCCGGACCGGGCAAGGGCCTGGAACTGGCGCGGGAAGCCCAGGCGGGCCTGGAACAGAAGCTGCCGATCATTTTCTTCAGCCATGAAGAAACCGATGCGCCGACTCGTCTCGCCGCCGTGCGCGCCGGTGGCCAGGAGTTCTTCACCGGCGCCCTGGACGCCTCCAGCCTGCTGGAGAAGCTGGAAATCCTGACCCGCACCGCCCATTACGACCCGTTCAAGGTGCTGATCGTCGACGACTCCCGCGCCCAGGCCACCCATACCGAGATGGTGCTCAACTCCGCCGGCATCGTTACCCGGGCCATCACCGAGCCGGTGCAGACCCTGCAGGCCCTGGCCGAATTCCAGCCGGACCTGATCATCCTCGACATGTACATGCCCGAGTGCCTGGGCACCGAGTTGGCCAAGGTGATCCGCCAGCACGAGCGCTATGTCAGCGTGCCGATCATCTACCTGTCCGCCGAGGACGACCTGAACAAGCAGTTGGACGCCATGAGCGAAGGCGGCGACGACTTTCTCACCAAGCCCATCAAGCCGCGCCACCTGATCGCCACGGTGCGTACCCGCGCCAACCGCGCCCGCAGCCTGAAGGCACGGATGGTGCGCGACAGCCTCACCGGCCTGTTCAACCACACCCACACCCTGCAACTGCTGGAAGACGCCAGCTCCAGGGCCCGCCGGGACGGCAAGCCGCTGTGCTTCGCCATGCTCGACATCGATCACTTCAAGAAGGTCAACGACACCTACGGCCACCCCATGGGCGACCGGGTGATCAAGAGCCTCGCCCTCTTCCTCAAGCAGCGCCTGCGCAAGACCGACCACATCGGCCGCTACGGCGGTGAGGAATTCGCGGTGGTGCTGCCGGACACCGACCTGGAAGCGGCGCACCGGGTGCTGGAGGAAATCCGCCGGCGCTTCGCCGAGATCCGCTACCCGGCGCAGCCCCATGACCTGACCTGCACCTTCAGTTGTGGCATCGCCCAACTGACGAACGGCGTCGACATCAACCAACTCTCCAAGCAGGCGGACGAAGCGCTCTACGTCGCAAAGCGCAGCGGTCGCAACCGGGTGGAATTGCACCTGGACTGA
- the speA gene encoding arginine decarboxylase produces the protein MSARRTRKDDGTSWTVADSRSVYGIRHWGAGYFAINEAGRVAVRPRGAGSAPVDFFDLVGDLREAGLSLPLLVRFPDILQDRVRQLTGAFDANIERLEYQNRYTALYPIKVNQQEAVVENIIATQNVSIGLEAGSKPELLAVLALAPKGGTIVCNGYKDREFIRLALMGQKLGHNVFIVIEKEAEVDFVIEVAAELKVAPQVGLRVRLSSLASSKWADTGGEKSKFGLSAAQILSVVERFRKAGLDQGVRLLHFHMGSQIANLADYQHGFKEAIRYYAELRNLGLPVDHIDVGGGLGVDYDGTHSRNASSINYDMDDYAGVVVGMLKEFCDAQGLPHPHIFSESGRAMTAHHAVLVMQVTDVERHNDEVPKIANAEELPEVVRWLAELLAPTDAEMVTETYWRATHYMSDAAAQYAEGKLSLAEKALAEQTYFAICRRLHNQLKAHQRSHRQVLDELNDKLAEKYICNFSVFQSLPDTWAIGQVLPIIPLHRLDEEPLRRAVLQDLTCDSDGKINQYVDEQSIETSMPVHEVRDGEDYLLGVFLVGAYQEILGDMHNLFGDTDSVNVYQHDDGSVYHAGIETHDTIEDMLRYVHLSPEELMALYRDKVASAKLSPRERTHYIDALRLGLTRSSYLSS, from the coding sequence ATGTCTGCACGACGCACGCGCAAGGACGATGGCACCAGCTGGACCGTGGCCGACAGCCGCAGTGTCTATGGCATTCGCCACTGGGGGGCTGGCTATTTCGCCATCAACGAGGCGGGGCGCGTCGCCGTGCGCCCGAGAGGCGCCGGCAGCGCGCCGGTGGACTTCTTCGACCTCGTCGGCGACCTGCGCGAGGCGGGCCTGTCCCTGCCGTTGCTGGTGCGTTTCCCCGATATCCTGCAGGACCGCGTACGCCAGCTGACCGGCGCCTTCGACGCCAACATCGAGCGCCTGGAATACCAGAACCGCTACACCGCCCTGTACCCGATCAAGGTGAACCAGCAGGAAGCGGTGGTGGAAAACATCATCGCCACCCAGAACGTCTCCATCGGCCTGGAAGCCGGCTCCAAGCCCGAGCTGCTGGCCGTGCTGGCCCTGGCGCCCAAGGGCGGCACCATCGTCTGCAACGGCTACAAGGACCGCGAGTTCATCCGCCTGGCACTGATGGGCCAGAAGCTCGGCCACAACGTCTTCATCGTCATCGAGAAGGAAGCCGAGGTGGACTTCGTCATCGAAGTCGCCGCCGAACTCAAGGTCGCGCCTCAAGTGGGCCTGCGCGTGCGCCTGTCGTCCCTGGCGTCCTCCAAGTGGGCTGACACCGGCGGCGAGAAGTCCAAGTTCGGCCTCTCCGCGGCGCAGATCCTCTCGGTGGTCGAGCGCTTCCGCAAAGCCGGCCTGGACCAGGGCGTACGCCTGCTGCACTTCCACATGGGCTCGCAGATCGCCAACCTGGCCGACTACCAGCACGGTTTCAAGGAAGCCATCCGCTACTACGCCGAGCTGCGCAACCTCGGCCTGCCGGTCGATCACATCGACGTCGGCGGCGGCCTGGGCGTGGACTACGACGGCACCCACTCGCGCAACGCCAGCTCCATCAACTACGACATGGACGACTATGCCGGCGTGGTGGTGGGCATGCTCAAGGAGTTCTGCGATGCCCAGGGCCTGCCGCATCCGCACATCTTCTCCGAGAGCGGCCGCGCCATGACCGCGCACCACGCCGTGCTGGTGATGCAGGTGACCGACGTCGAGCGCCACAACGATGAGGTGCCGAAGATCGCCAACGCCGAGGAACTGCCCGAGGTTGTCCGCTGGCTGGCCGAACTGCTCGCCCCGACCGACGCCGAGATGGTCACCGAAACCTACTGGCGCGCGACCCACTACATGAGCGATGCCGCCGCCCAGTACGCCGAAGGCAAGCTGAGCCTGGCCGAGAAGGCCCTGGCCGAGCAGACCTACTTCGCCATCTGCCGCCGCCTGCACAACCAGCTCAAGGCGCACCAGCGCTCCCACCGTCAGGTGCTGGACGAGCTGAACGACAAGCTGGCGGAGAAGTACATCTGCAACTTCTCGGTGTTCCAGAGCCTGCCGGACACCTGGGCCATCGGCCAGGTACTGCCGATCATCCCGCTGCACCGCCTGGACGAAGAGCCCCTGCGCCGCGCCGTGCTGCAGGACCTGACCTGCGACTCCGACGGCAAGATCAACCAGTACGTGGACGAGCAGAGCATCGAGACCAGCATGCCGGTGCATGAAGTGCGCGACGGCGAGGACTACTTGCTGGGCGTATTCCTGGTGGGCGCCTACCAGGAAATCCTCGGCGACATGCACAACCTGTTCGGCGACACCGACTCGGTGAACGTCTACCAGCATGACGACGGCAGCGTGTACCACGCCGGTATCGAGACCCACGACACCATCGAGGACATGCTGCGCTACGTGCACCTGTCCCCCGAGGAGCTGATGGCCCTGTACCGCGACAAGGTGGCCAGCGCCAAGCTGAGCCCCCGCGAGCGCACGCATTACATCGATGCCCTGCGTCTGGGGCTCACCCGCTCCTCGTACCTGTCGTCCTGA
- a CDS encoding protein-disulfide reductase DsbD, whose protein sequence is MRRLLSLILLLVALPAAAGLLDNRPNPTLGAPLNNSGDFLPVREAFRLSLVESTPTSVKLRFTNAEGYYLYRHRFQFRAEPADSGLGQPVLPAGKHKTDDYFGDVEVYYGVTDINLPVDPARKAPAQLRVTYQGCADKGLCYPPETEVLKLADGAASSGSTGGGELGNAAGKAWSWHELALFFLAGLGLTFTPCVLPMLPILSGVVLRGQAGGSRGLVLSLAYVVPMAACFALLGALMGVFGAELNLQARLQSPWVLVPFAGFFTLFALAMFGLYELRLPRFISGPLDTLAGSTKGGSIWSAALMGVLSSLLVSPCVSAPLAGALLYISASGDALGGGLKLFALGLGMGAPLVLFATGGGALLPKAGQWMVVVRNAFGVLLLAVAVWMLERVLPGPLTLGLWGLLAAGVALFLGALEFIPKTPRERLTQLAGLVLLVYAVAAWAGALQGESDPLRPLGRTHLAGAPTVGPAAGEWQTIKTPAQLSTALADAKAAGQPLLLDWYADWCISCKVIEREVLTATEVTSQLGGYRLIRFDMTESNAEQRALLDRYKLFGPPAVLFFSGKGDELADLRVVGEVDAKAFAARLQQASASR, encoded by the coding sequence ATGCGCCGCCTGCTGAGCCTGATCTTGCTGCTGGTGGCCCTGCCCGCTGCCGCAGGGTTGCTGGACAACCGCCCGAACCCGACCCTGGGTGCCCCCCTCAATAACAGCGGCGACTTCCTGCCCGTGCGCGAGGCTTTCCGCCTCAGCCTGGTAGAAAGCACGCCCACCTCGGTGAAGCTGCGCTTTACCAATGCCGAGGGCTATTACCTCTATCGCCACCGCTTCCAGTTCCGCGCCGAGCCCGCTGACAGCGGCCTGGGCCAGCCCGTCCTGCCTGCCGGCAAGCACAAGACCGACGACTACTTCGGTGATGTCGAGGTGTACTACGGCGTAACGGACATCAACCTGCCCGTGGACCCGGCGCGCAAGGCGCCCGCCCAACTGCGAGTGACCTACCAGGGCTGCGCCGACAAGGGCCTGTGCTATCCGCCGGAAACCGAAGTGCTGAAACTGGCCGACGGCGCCGCAAGCAGCGGCAGCACAGGCGGCGGTGAACTCGGCAACGCGGCAGGCAAGGCCTGGAGCTGGCATGAGCTGGCACTGTTCTTCCTCGCCGGCCTCGGCCTGACCTTCACCCCCTGCGTGCTGCCGATGCTGCCGATCCTTTCCGGCGTGGTGCTGCGCGGCCAGGCGGGCGGCAGCCGGGGCCTGGTACTGTCGCTGGCCTACGTAGTGCCGATGGCCGCCTGCTTCGCCCTGCTGGGCGCGCTGATGGGCGTGTTCGGTGCCGAACTCAACCTCCAGGCGCGGCTGCAATCGCCTTGGGTATTGGTGCCCTTCGCCGGCTTCTTCACTCTCTTCGCCCTGGCCATGTTCGGCCTCTATGAACTGCGCCTGCCGCGCTTCATCAGCGGCCCGCTGGACACCCTGGCGGGCAGCACCAAGGGCGGCTCGATCTGGAGCGCGGCCCTGATGGGCGTGCTTTCCAGCCTGCTGGTGTCCCCTTGCGTCTCCGCGCCCCTGGCCGGCGCCCTGCTCTATATCAGCGCAAGCGGCGATGCCCTGGGCGGCGGCCTGAAACTCTTCGCCCTCGGCCTGGGTATGGGCGCCCCCCTGGTGCTGTTCGCCACCGGCGGCGGCGCGCTGCTGCCGAAGGCCGGCCAGTGGATGGTGGTGGTGCGCAACGCCTTTGGCGTGCTGCTGCTGGCGGTGGCCGTGTGGATGCTCGAACGCGTTCTGCCCGGCCCGCTGACCCTGGGCCTCTGGGGCCTGCTGGCCGCTGGCGTGGCGCTGTTCCTCGGTGCCCTGGAGTTCATCCCCAAGACGCCCCGGGAACGCCTGACACAACTGGCCGGCCTGGTGCTGCTGGTCTACGCCGTAGCCGCCTGGGCTGGCGCCCTCCAGGGCGAATCCGATCCGCTGCGCCCCCTGGGCCGCACGCACCTCGCTGGTGCGCCGACCGTCGGACCGGCGGCCGGAGAGTGGCAGACCATCAAGACTCCGGCACAGCTCAGCACTGCCCTGGCCGACGCCAAGGCCGCTGGCCAGCCGCTGCTGCTGGACTGGTATGCCGACTGGTGCATTAGTTGCAAGGTGATCGAGCGTGAAGTCCTCACCGCCACGGAGGTTACCTCGCAACTGGGCGGCTACCGCCTGATCCGCTTCGACATGACCGAGAGCAACGCCGAACAGCGCGCCCTGCTCGACCGCTACAAGCTGTTCGGACCGCCGGCCGTCCTGTTCTTTAGCGGCAAGGGTGACGAATTGGCCGATCTGCGTGTCGTAGGTGAAGTCGATGCCAAGGCGTTCGCCGCTCGCCTGCAACAGGCAAGCGCATCGCGCTGA
- the aroQ gene encoding type II 3-dehydroquinate dehydratase has product MATLLVLHGPNLNLLGTREPDKYGATTLAEINQDLERRARAAGHHLMYLQSNAEYELIDRIHAARGEGVDFIIINPAAFTHTSVALRDALLAVSIPFIEVHLSNVHKREPFRHHSYFSDVAVGVICGLGATGYRLALDAALEHLERP; this is encoded by the coding sequence ATGGCCACCCTGCTCGTTCTGCATGGCCCCAACCTCAACCTGCTGGGCACCCGTGAGCCCGACAAATACGGCGCCACCACCCTGGCCGAGATCAACCAGGACCTGGAGCGCCGCGCCCGTGCAGCCGGCCACCACCTGATGTACTTGCAGAGCAATGCCGAGTACGAACTGATCGACCGGATTCACGCAGCGCGTGGTGAAGGAGTGGACTTCATCATCATCAATCCTGCTGCTTTCACGCATACAAGTGTCGCCCTACGTGACGCATTGCTCGCAGTGAGCATCCCATTCATCGAAGTGCACCTGTCCAACGTGCACAAACGAGAACCTTTCCGCCATCACTCCTACTTCTCCGACGTTGCCGTGGGAGTGATCTGCGGTCTGGGTGCCACCGGCTACCGCCTGGCCCTGGACGCGGCGCTTGAACACCTTGAACGCCCCTGA
- a CDS encoding methyl-accepting chemotaxis protein produces MRLKPLTNLITLLLVTVCLALGATLWWSQRALERPYQLMEQYLELAQRFRGEVADNVQAYLNSGDALRHSAASQGIDSLEQRLGQLPAGLTENLLPSFNELREFTRGELLAAGKLAGDPQGLLIQAEREIAGSLDQLAQYAASANTPAAGDYRAPLFAAAQHLNRLSQARAKLVASGRDELAADVERELEALGRDSAQLEQLPLLGVADSGSSASDDFAAMMGLESSSESSQAEDRGVTLKRELTGLLKRYPGELTRTRELIQRRAELTAATAQRVDALQTALAALEPQVRAEHGRIQAEVRVIQGLMIGLILLIALCIDRIQRRLTQVLGRLVNALGAWAAGDFSQPITLGSRIHDLRLIEDSLNRLRDYLGELVGTIRQHAERVAGSSSALADLNNGLHAGAEHQAGGTAQIRDALGELEATIQQVAGDATLAADASRDAGRAVEQGQGVIDQSLAGLHQLVGEVQNSAQAVERLAEETETIDKVLTVIRGIAEQTNLLALNAAIEAARAGEMGRGFAVVAEEVRSLALRTTGATTEIQQLIARLQQAARQSVDAMRVQVEHAESSAEQAEAADGALVEVVSAIRTIASMAERIADATAQQSCAVSEIRDHSEQIHQLGGDNLARIGESRSQGERLMQLGGELHTAVKAFRV; encoded by the coding sequence ATGCGCCTGAAACCGCTCACCAACCTGATTACCTTGCTGCTGGTCACTGTGTGCCTGGCACTGGGGGCCACCCTCTGGTGGTCACAGCGCGCCTTGGAGCGCCCTTACCAACTGATGGAGCAGTACCTGGAACTGGCCCAGCGCTTCCGGGGCGAGGTGGCGGACAACGTCCAGGCCTACCTCAACAGCGGCGACGCCCTGCGTCACAGCGCCGCCAGCCAGGGCATCGACAGCCTGGAGCAGCGCCTCGGCCAGCTTCCCGCCGGACTCACCGAGAACTTGCTGCCCAGCTTCAACGAACTGCGGGAATTCACCCGCGGCGAACTGCTGGCCGCCGGCAAGCTGGCGGGTGACCCCCAGGGCCTGCTGATCCAGGCCGAGCGGGAAATCGCCGGCTCCCTCGACCAGCTCGCCCAGTACGCCGCCTCCGCCAACACCCCGGCCGCCGGCGACTACCGCGCGCCACTGTTCGCCGCCGCCCAGCACCTCAATCGCCTCAGCCAGGCCCGCGCCAAGCTGGTGGCCAGCGGCCGCGATGAACTGGCTGCCGACGTCGAACGCGAACTGGAAGCCCTGGGCCGCGACAGCGCCCAGCTGGAACAACTGCCCCTGCTGGGCGTGGCCGACAGCGGCAGCTCCGCGTCCGACGACTTCGCCGCCATGATGGGCCTGGAAAGCAGCAGCGAATCCAGCCAGGCGGAAGACCGCGGCGTCACCCTCAAACGCGAGCTGACCGGCCTGCTCAAACGCTACCCCGGCGAGCTGACCCGCACCCGCGAACTGATCCAGCGCCGCGCCGAACTGACCGCCGCCACCGCCCAGCGGGTGGACGCCCTGCAGACCGCCCTCGCCGCCCTGGAGCCCCAGGTGCGCGCCGAGCACGGCCGCATCCAGGCCGAAGTCCGCGTTATCCAGGGCCTGATGATTGGCCTGATCCTGCTGATCGCCCTGTGCATCGACCGCATCCAGCGTCGCCTGACCCAAGTGCTGGGCCGACTGGTCAACGCACTGGGAGCCTGGGCAGCGGGTGATTTCAGCCAGCCCATCACCCTCGGCTCCAGAATCCACGACCTGCGCCTGATCGAGGACTCCCTCAACCGCCTGCGCGACTACCTGGGCGAACTGGTGGGCACCATCCGCCAGCACGCCGAACGGGTGGCGGGCAGCAGCAGCGCCCTGGCCGACCTGAACAATGGCCTGCATGCCGGCGCCGAACACCAGGCAGGCGGTACTGCACAGATCCGCGACGCGCTGGGCGAACTGGAGGCCACCATCCAGCAGGTGGCCGGCGACGCCACCCTGGCCGCCGATGCCAGCCGCGACGCCGGTCGCGCCGTGGAACAAGGCCAGGGGGTGATCGACCAGAGCCTGGCCGGCCTGCACCAACTGGTGGGCGAGGTGCAGAACAGCGCCCAGGCGGTGGAACGCCTGGCCGAGGAGACCGAGACCATCGACAAGGTGCTGACCGTGATTCGCGGCATCGCCGAACAGACCAACCTGCTGGCGCTCAACGCTGCCATCGAGGCGGCTCGCGCCGGCGAGATGGGCAGAGGCTTCGCCGTGGTGGCCGAGGAAGTCCGCTCCCTGGCCCTGCGCACCACCGGCGCCACCACCGAGATCCAGCAACTGATTGCCCGCCTGCAGCAGGCGGCGCGGCAGTCGGTGGATGCCATGCGCGTCCAGGTGGAGCACGCCGAGTCCAGCGCCGAGCAGGCCGAAGCCGCCGATGGCGCGCTGGTGGAAGTGGTCAGCGCCATCCGCACCATCGCCAGCATGGCCGAACGCATTGCCGACGCCACCGCCCAGCAGAGTTGCGCGGTCAGCGAAATCCGCGACCACAGCGAGCAGATCCACCAGTTGGGTGGCGACAACCTGGCGCGCATCGGCGAGAGCCGCAGCCAGGGCGAGCGCCTGATGCAACTGGGCGGGGAACTGCACACGGCGGTGAAGGCCTTCCGCGTGTGA
- a CDS encoding DUF2333 family protein yields the protein MLDWKKRMGEARDRVDDSVDDVRSYLGGIWLSRALGSLLVVYLLACVIVGWYWSQEPDLFPVQQNAQAAADRAGRQMVSGYTTVETLKTVAQTLLDKSGGYLSNDLAPPGLWLDNMPAWEYGVLVQVRDLSRALRKDFARSQSQSTEDPDLAKAEPRFNFDNKSWALPASESEYQEGIRSLDRYLARLANPNQPNAQFYTRADNLNNWLGDVATRLGSLSQRLSASVGRVRLNTDISPEAAAASGQVPAVSEEIVETPWLQIDNVFYEARGQAWALSHILRAIEVDFADVLAKKNATISVRQIIRELEAAQEPLWSPMVLNGSGYGVLANHSLVMANYISRANAAVIDLRQLLEQG from the coding sequence ATGCTGGACTGGAAGAAGCGTATGGGCGAGGCGCGCGATCGCGTCGATGATTCGGTAGATGACGTGCGCAGCTACCTGGGAGGGATCTGGCTGAGCCGCGCCCTTGGCAGCCTGCTGGTGGTCTACCTGCTCGCGTGCGTCATCGTGGGCTGGTACTGGAGCCAGGAACCTGACCTCTTCCCCGTGCAGCAGAACGCCCAGGCCGCCGCCGACCGCGCCGGCCGCCAGATGGTCAGCGGCTACACCACGGTGGAAACCCTCAAGACCGTCGCCCAGACCCTGCTCGACAAGAGCGGCGGCTACCTCTCCAACGACCTGGCCCCGCCCGGCCTGTGGCTGGACAACATGCCTGCCTGGGAATACGGCGTGCTGGTCCAGGTGCGCGACCTGTCCCGTGCCCTGCGCAAGGACTTTGCCCGTTCCCAGTCCCAGTCCACCGAGGACCCGGACCTGGCCAAGGCCGAGCCGCGCTTCAACTTCGACAACAAGAGCTGGGCGCTGCCGGCCTCCGAGTCCGAGTACCAGGAAGGCATCCGCTCCCTGGACCGCTACCTGGCCCGCCTGGCCAACCCGAACCAGCCCAACGCGCAGTTCTATACCCGCGCCGACAACCTGAACAACTGGCTGGGCGACGTCGCCACCCGCCTTGGTTCGCTGTCCCAGCGCCTGTCTGCCAGCGTCGGCCGGGTACGCCTGAACACCGACATCAGCCCCGAAGCCGCCGCGGCCTCCGGCCAGGTGCCGGCGGTGAGCGAGGAGATCGTCGAGACCCCCTGGCTGCAGATCGACAACGTCTTCTATGAGGCTCGCGGCCAGGCCTGGGCCCTGTCCCACATCCTGCGCGCCATCGAAGTCGACTTCGCCGATGTGCTGGCGAAGAAGAACGCCACCATCAGCGTGCGCCAGATCATCCGTGAGCTGGAGGCCGCCCAGGAGCCGCTGTGGAGCCCCATGGTGCTGAATGGCAGCGGCTACGGCGTCCTCGCCAACCACTCGCTGGTGATGGCCAACTACATCTCCCGCGCCAACGCCGCGGTGATCGACCTGCGTCAGCTGCTGGAGCAGGGTTGA
- the accB gene encoding acetyl-CoA carboxylase biotin carboxyl carrier protein — MDIRKVKKLIELLEESGIDELEIREGEESVRISRHSNKAMAAQPIYAAAPAPMAAPVAAAAPVAAEAAAPAAPKLNGNVVRSPMVGTFYRSPSPTTAAFVEVGQSVKKGDILCIVEAMKMMNHIEAEASGVIESILVENGQPVEYDQPLFTIV; from the coding sequence ATGGATATCCGTAAAGTCAAAAAACTGATCGAACTGCTGGAAGAATCCGGTATCGACGAACTGGAGATCCGCGAGGGCGAAGAGTCCGTGCGCATCAGCCGTCACAGCAACAAGGCCATGGCCGCCCAGCCGATCTACGCCGCCGCGCCCGCGCCGATGGCTGCCCCGGTTGCCGCTGCTGCTCCGGTTGCCGCCGAAGCCGCCGCTCCGGCTGCTCCGAAGCTGAACGGCAATGTCGTGCGCTCGCCGATGGTCGGCACCTTCTACCGCTCGCCGTCCCCGACCACCGCAGCCTTCGTCGAAGTCGGCCAGAGCGTGAAGAAAGGCGACATTCTCTGCATCGTCGAAGCCATGAAGATGATGAACCACATCGAGGCCGAGGCCAGCGGCGTGATCGAATCCATCCTGGTGGAAAACGGTCAGCCGGTTGAGTACGACCAGCCGCTGTTCACCATCGTTTGA
- the yfcD gene encoding NUDIX hydrolase YfcD, producing MAMDEREAAHRAASDAERVAWVDEQDRPLGGLPRAELRERGLISRGTFILLFNSAGQLCVHRRTLSKALYPGYWDVAAGGMVQEGEDYTESAARELEEELGVSGVPLRDHGRFYFDEPGNRLWGAVFSAVSDAPLKLQPEEVMEARFMTVDEALAQSPCCPDSLKALRLYLASLS from the coding sequence ATGGCCATGGATGAACGCGAAGCGGCCCACCGCGCGGCATCCGATGCCGAGCGGGTGGCCTGGGTCGACGAGCAGGACCGCCCCCTGGGTGGCCTGCCCCGCGCCGAATTGCGCGAGCGCGGGCTGATCTCCCGGGGCACCTTCATCCTGCTGTTCAATTCCGCCGGCCAGCTCTGCGTGCATCGCCGCACCCTGAGCAAAGCCCTCTACCCGGGCTACTGGGACGTGGCCGCCGGCGGCATGGTGCAGGAAGGCGAGGACTACACCGAATCCGCCGCCCGTGAGCTGGAAGAGGAACTGGGCGTTTCCGGCGTGCCGCTGCGGGATCACGGCCGCTTCTATTTCGACGAGCCGGGCAACCGCCTCTGGGGTGCGGTGTTCTCCGCCGTCTCCGACGCGCCGCTGAAGCTGCAGCCGGAAGAAGTGATGGAAGCGCGCTTCATGACCGTGGACGAGGCCCTGGCCCAGAGCCCTTGCTGCCCGGACTCCCTCAAGGCGCTGCGGCTGTATCTGGCGTCGCTGTCGTGA